The Candidatus Rokuibacteriota bacterium genome contains a region encoding:
- the rho gene encoding transcription termination factor Rho gives MSRRFRRGRPPSGPGTQGRRPPEGAHPRPVPRPPAASVATTAAFEKLTAIQPNERLRLETAPTELSMRVMDMFTPIGKGQRGLIVAPPRTGKTMLLQQIARAVLANHPDVAVIVLLVDERPEEVTDFRMMLGKTGAEVVASSNDNPWARHIAITEEVLDRAKRMVVEHKRDVLILFDSLTRMTRAYNNQLTSRGRTMSGGIDSRAFLMPRTFFGAARKAEEGGSLTIVGTALVDTGSRMDQIIFEEFKGTGNMELHLSRELADRRVFPSFDLLRSGTRHEELLFAEEELRRIQLLRRALSGRKPVEAMEILLDRLRLTATNAEFLKGLGERA, from the coding sequence GTGAGCCGACGATTCCGCCGGGGGCGACCGCCCTCGGGGCCCGGGACGCAGGGCCGGCGCCCGCCCGAGGGGGCGCACCCCAGGCCTGTCCCGCGCCCGCCTGCCGCCTCCGTGGCGACCACCGCCGCCTTCGAGAAACTCACCGCCATCCAGCCCAACGAGCGCCTGCGGCTGGAGACCGCGCCCACCGAGCTGTCCATGCGCGTGATGGACATGTTCACGCCCATCGGCAAGGGGCAGCGGGGGCTCATCGTGGCCCCGCCGCGTACCGGCAAGACCATGCTCCTCCAGCAGATCGCCCGGGCCGTCCTGGCCAATCATCCGGACGTGGCCGTCATCGTCCTGCTGGTGGACGAGCGGCCCGAGGAGGTCACCGACTTCCGGATGATGCTCGGCAAGACGGGGGCGGAGGTCGTCGCCTCGAGCAACGACAATCCCTGGGCGCGCCACATCGCGATCACCGAGGAGGTCCTCGATCGAGCCAAGCGGATGGTCGTGGAGCACAAGCGCGACGTCCTCATCCTCTTCGACTCCCTCACACGGATGACGCGCGCCTACAACAACCAGCTCACCTCCCGCGGGCGCACCATGTCGGGCGGCATCGACAGCCGTGCCTTCTTGATGCCGCGCACCTTCTTCGGCGCGGCCCGGAAGGCCGAGGAGGGCGGTTCGCTCACCATCGTGGGCACGGCGCTCGTGGACACCGGCTCCCGCATGGACCAGATCATCTTCGAGGAGTTCAAGGGCACCGGGAACATGGAGCTGCACCTGAGCCGCGAGCTGGCCGACCGGCGCGTCTTTCCCTCCTTCGATCTCCTCCGCTCCGGCACGCGCCACGAGGAGCTGCTCTTCGCCGAGGAGGAGCTGCGACGCATCCAGCTGCTGCGCCGCGCCCTCTCCGGCCGCAAGCCCGTCGAGGCCATGGAGATCCTGCTCGATCGCCTCCGCCTCACCGCCACGAACGCGGAGTTCCTGAAGGGGCTCGGCGAGCGCGCCTAG
- a CDS encoding carbamate kinase (reversible synthesis of carbamate and ATP from carbamoyl phosphate and ADP), with protein sequence MSPPGAAPLHVVALGGNAICPPRGDLALATERALVHDAVAELAALARGGARLLVVHGNGPQVGRLLGAPGLGDPESLDVHVAQTQGELGYLLAEALDCRLGGDVCAALVTRVLVDEEDPAFAAPSKPVGAVLAEPPAGLPAVRTPDGRGWRRVVASPRPVAVVEEAAIATLLRSHHVVAGGGGGVALTCAGASRRPRPAVIDKDWVAGLLAAALGAERLLFVTDVSHAFDRFGRAGQAEIHVMSVAEARARLAAGVFAPGSMAPKVESAADFVESSRREAIITTIGSMEASLRGAAGTTIRP encoded by the coding sequence GTGAGCCCGCCTGGCGCCGCGCCGCTCCACGTGGTGGCGCTCGGCGGCAACGCCATCTGCCCGCCGCGTGGCGATCTCGCGCTGGCCACCGAGCGCGCCCTCGTCCACGACGCGGTTGCCGAGCTGGCCGCCCTGGCCCGGGGCGGCGCGCGGCTGCTCGTCGTCCACGGCAACGGGCCCCAGGTGGGACGGCTCCTCGGCGCTCCCGGCCTCGGCGACCCCGAGAGCCTGGATGTGCACGTGGCCCAGACCCAGGGCGAGTTGGGCTATCTCCTGGCCGAGGCGCTGGACTGCCGGCTCGGCGGCGACGTCTGCGCCGCGCTCGTCACCCGCGTCCTGGTGGACGAGGAGGACCCCGCGTTCGCCGCTCCCAGCAAGCCGGTGGGAGCGGTGCTCGCGGAGCCGCCCGCCGGGCTTCCGGCGGTGAGGACGCCAGACGGCCGCGGCTGGCGGCGGGTGGTGGCCTCACCGCGACCGGTGGCCGTGGTCGAGGAGGCCGCCATCGCCACCCTCCTCCGGAGTCATCACGTCGTGGCGGGCGGTGGGGGTGGCGTGGCGCTGACCTGTGCCGGCGCTTCGCGCCGGCCGCGCCCGGCCGTGATCGACAAGGACTGGGTGGCGGGGCTCCTGGCGGCGGCGCTGGGCGCCGAGCGGCTGCTCTTCGTCACGGACGTCTCGCATGCCTTCGACCGCTTCGGCCGCGCCGGCCAGGCGGAGATCCATGTCATGAGCGTGGCGGAGGCCCGAGCGCGCCTCGCCGCCGGCGTCTTCGCCCCCGGCTCCATGGCGCCGAAGGTGGAGAGCGCCGCGGACTTCGTGGAGAGCTCCCGGCGCGAGGCCATCATCACCACCATCGGCTCGATGGAGGCGTCCCTCCGGGGCGCTGCCGGGACGACCATCCGTCCCTGA
- a CDS encoding tetraacyldisaccharide 4'-kinase translates to MERLSTPARILILGAGGRDFHNFNVLYRDDPGATVVAFTAAQIPGIGGRRYPAALAGPRYPEGIPIEDEASLEALCRRERITQVVFAYSDVSHAEVMHLASRALAAGADVVLPGPDRTMLRAPVPVIAISAIRTGCGKSQTARWLGRRLRARGLRVAVLRHPMAYGDLERQRVQRFASGADLDAAGCTVEEREEYEPHLAAGNVVFAGVDYAAIVALAQREADLIVWDGGNNDFPFIRPDLHIVMADALRPGQAAAYHPGEAVLRMADVVVVNKVDVAAAADVERVVDEVRAVNPQAPVVRAASPVRLDDPGRVQGRRVLVVEDGPTITHGGMAWGAGFVAATRGGAAAVIDPRESAHPDIVVVFARYPHIGRVLPAVGYGAAQLEALRETINGSAAEVVVAATPIDLAALIRIDKPVVRARYEYADAGEPTLGALVDRFLAGGGAPGARP, encoded by the coding sequence ATCGAGAGGCTCTCCACGCCGGCGCGGATCCTCATCCTCGGCGCCGGCGGGCGGGACTTCCACAACTTCAACGTGCTGTATCGGGACGACCCCGGGGCGACGGTGGTGGCCTTCACCGCCGCGCAGATCCCCGGCATCGGCGGCCGCCGCTACCCCGCCGCCCTTGCCGGCCCGCGCTACCCCGAGGGTATCCCCATCGAGGACGAGGCGAGCCTGGAGGCCCTGTGCCGGCGCGAGCGGATCACCCAGGTGGTCTTCGCCTACAGCGATGTCTCGCACGCGGAGGTGATGCACCTCGCCTCGCGGGCGCTGGCGGCGGGCGCCGACGTCGTGCTCCCGGGGCCCGATCGCACGATGCTCCGCGCGCCCGTCCCCGTCATCGCCATCTCGGCGATTCGCACCGGCTGCGGGAAGTCCCAGACCGCCCGCTGGCTCGGACGCCGGCTCCGGGCGCGGGGCCTGCGCGTGGCCGTGCTCCGCCACCCGATGGCCTATGGCGATCTCGAGCGCCAGCGCGTCCAGCGCTTCGCCTCGGGCGCCGACCTCGACGCGGCCGGCTGCACCGTGGAGGAGCGCGAGGAGTACGAGCCGCATCTGGCTGCAGGCAACGTGGTCTTCGCCGGCGTGGACTACGCCGCCATCGTGGCCCTGGCCCAGCGCGAGGCCGACCTCATCGTCTGGGACGGCGGCAACAACGACTTCCCCTTCATCAGGCCCGATCTCCACATCGTGATGGCCGATGCGCTGCGCCCCGGTCAGGCGGCCGCCTACCACCCCGGCGAGGCCGTCCTCCGCATGGCGGACGTGGTGGTGGTGAACAAGGTGGACGTCGCCGCCGCGGCCGACGTGGAGCGTGTGGTGGACGAGGTGCGCGCGGTCAATCCGCAGGCGCCCGTGGTGCGCGCGGCCTCGCCGGTGCGCCTCGACGACCCCGGGCGCGTGCAGGGCCGGCGCGTCCTGGTGGTCGAGGACGGTCCCACCATCACCCACGGGGGCATGGCCTGGGGCGCCGGCTTCGTGGCCGCCACCCGCGGCGGCGCGGCGGCCGTGATCGATCCGCGGGAGAGCGCCCATCCCGACATCGTCGTCGTCTTCGCCCGGTATCCGCACATCGGCCGCGTCCTGCCGGCCGTCGGGTACGGTGCGGCCCAGCTCGAGGCGCTCCGCGAGACCATCAACGGCTCGGCGGCCGAGGTGGTCGTCGCCGCCACGCCCATCGACCTCGCCGCGCTGATCCGGATCGACAAGCCGGTGGTGCGGGCGCGCTACGAGTATGCCGATGCCGGCGAGCCGACCCTGGGCGCCCTCGTGGACCGCTTCCTCGCCGGGGGCGGCGCGCCCGGGGCCCGTCCGTGA
- a CDS encoding MMPL family transporter: MFAAWGLLVHRYRWPILVLAALSLLPSAWLATRAGRFDNNPLPRGTESRRALDLITLELPRRPASFGLILSSGSLAAGAPAFREAVERAIAPLRSDPRVVRLRTPWEGEIPAARSVSRDGRRVLVTVELRGGPGASVAVGAGESGEYADLRARVHSDALVVLPVGGLALDHDFTETARRAIGRAERVIWPVVPPLLVLVFGSVIAAVLPLGVGILGVAGGMAATLALSHVTPVSIYAVNVVSMIGFSVAVDYSLFVVSRFRDELGRHRPPEALARTLATAGRAVFFSGVTVAIGLLGMLVLDVPSLGSMGLAGTAVVTLAVLFALTFLPALLAILGPRVDALRLPFLRPEQSEWSRRAWGGLAAAVMAHPWRVLVPVALGLLLVGSPFLRLRVGASDATALPPTVESRRGEELLRREFAAGGATQVVVVLHHPDGRALGAERIGRAHAVSRWLAGLPGVSRVESLVDLDPRMTLEQYRQLAAAPPALLPPELRAARERTASDRLLVLVASSGLRAGSEAAQELVRTIRRAHPPVEGELLVTGQTALDLDTATALVRRVPLAVGVIMGATYVVLVLLLGSLLLPLKAVVMNLLSISASYGALVWIFQDGHLAAWLGFTPGPIETLTPILMFCVMFGLSMDYEVFLLSRVREEYERTGDNVQAVARSLEVSGRLITGAAAIMAVVFFAFGAADMVPIQAIGIGMGIAVVVDATIVRALLVPATMRLLGNWNWWAPGPLARLHRRVGLGEPD, translated from the coding sequence GTGTTCGCCGCGTGGGGTCTTCTCGTCCACCGCTACCGCTGGCCGATCCTCGTCCTCGCCGCGCTCTCGCTGCTCCCGTCGGCGTGGCTCGCCACGCGCGCGGGTCGCTTCGACAACAACCCGCTGCCGCGGGGGACCGAGTCCCGCCGCGCGCTCGACCTCATCACGCTCGAGCTGCCGCGCCGGCCCGCGTCGTTCGGCCTCATCCTGAGCAGCGGCTCCCTCGCCGCGGGCGCGCCGGCCTTCCGCGAGGCCGTCGAGCGCGCCATTGCGCCGCTCCGGAGCGACCCGCGTGTCGTCCGCCTCCGGACCCCGTGGGAGGGCGAGATCCCGGCCGCCCGGTCGGTCTCCCGCGACGGGCGGCGTGTCCTCGTCACCGTGGAGCTCCGGGGCGGGCCGGGGGCGTCGGTGGCGGTCGGGGCGGGGGAAAGCGGCGAGTACGCGGACCTGCGCGCGCGCGTCCATTCCGACGCGCTCGTGGTGCTGCCCGTGGGTGGTCTGGCGCTCGACCACGACTTCACGGAGACGGCACGCCGCGCGATCGGACGTGCCGAGCGGGTGATCTGGCCGGTGGTGCCTCCGCTCCTCGTGCTCGTCTTCGGCTCGGTGATCGCTGCCGTGCTCCCGCTCGGCGTGGGGATCCTCGGGGTGGCGGGCGGCATGGCGGCGACCCTCGCCCTCTCCCACGTGACTCCCGTCTCGATCTACGCCGTCAACGTCGTCTCGATGATCGGCTTCAGCGTGGCGGTCGATTACTCGCTCTTCGTGGTCAGCCGGTTCCGGGACGAGCTCGGCCGCCACCGGCCCCCCGAAGCCCTCGCGCGCACGCTGGCGACCGCGGGACGCGCCGTGTTCTTCTCGGGCGTGACGGTCGCGATCGGGCTGCTCGGCATGCTTGTCCTGGACGTGCCGAGCCTCGGCTCCATGGGTCTCGCCGGCACCGCCGTCGTGACCCTGGCCGTGCTCTTCGCCCTGACATTCCTTCCCGCGCTCCTCGCCATCCTCGGGCCGCGCGTGGACGCGCTCCGGCTCCCCTTCCTGCGTCCCGAGCAGTCGGAGTGGAGCCGGCGCGCCTGGGGCGGTCTCGCCGCCGCCGTGATGGCGCACCCGTGGCGCGTGCTGGTCCCGGTGGCGCTGGGCCTGCTCCTCGTCGGCTCGCCCTTCTTGCGCTTGCGCGTCGGCGCGAGCGACGCGACGGCGCTTCCGCCCACCGTGGAGTCCCGGAGAGGCGAGGAGCTGTTGCGCCGCGAGTTCGCTGCGGGCGGGGCCACGCAGGTCGTCGTGGTGCTCCACCATCCCGATGGCAGGGCGCTCGGGGCCGAGCGGATCGGGCGGGCTCACGCGGTGAGCCGCTGGCTCGCCGGGCTTCCCGGGGTGAGCCGCGTGGAGAGCCTCGTGGATCTCGACCCGCGAATGACCCTCGAGCAGTACCGCCAGCTCGCGGCCGCGCCCCCCGCGCTCTTGCCGCCCGAGCTCCGCGCGGCGCGCGAGCGGACGGCCAGCGACCGCCTCCTCGTCCTGGTCGCCTCCAGCGGGCTCCGCGCCGGTTCCGAGGCGGCGCAGGAGCTGGTGCGGACGATTCGCCGCGCGCATCCGCCCGTCGAGGGCGAGCTCCTCGTGACCGGCCAGACCGCGCTCGACCTCGACACCGCGACGGCCTTGGTGCGCCGGGTGCCGCTGGCGGTGGGCGTGATCATGGGCGCCACCTACGTGGTGCTCGTGCTCCTCCTGGGCTCCCTCCTCCTGCCGCTGAAGGCCGTCGTGATGAACCTGCTGTCCATCAGCGCCTCGTACGGCGCGCTGGTGTGGATCTTCCAGGACGGCCACCTCGCCGCCTGGCTCGGGTTCACGCCGGGGCCCATCGAGACCCTGACGCCGATCCTCATGTTCTGCGTCATGTTCGGCCTGTCGATGGACTACGAGGTGTTCCTCCTGAGCCGGGTTCGCGAGGAGTACGAGCGGACGGGCGACAACGTCCAGGCGGTGGCCCGGAGCCTCGAGGTCAGCGGCCGGCTGATCACCGGCGCAGCGGCGATCATGGCTGTGGTGTTCTTCGCCTTCGGCGCCGCCGACATGGTCCCCATCCAGGCGATCGGCATCGGCATGGGGATCGCGGTCGTGGTGGACGCGACCATCGTGCGCGCGCTCCTCGTGCCCGCGACGATGCGGCTCCTCGGCAACTGGAACTGGTGGGCGCCCGGTCCGCTGGCCCGCCTGCATCGGCGCGTCGGCCTCGGCGAGCCCGACTGA
- a CDS encoding acyl-CoA dehydrogenase family protein — protein MAGEDIYGSPEHQQFRAVVRKFVQAELAPRAREFDEMGRPDKAIFRRLGELGLLGIRYDPKYGGQGLDYSYQAVFLEELALCDNSGVAMGISVQTDMATPALHHFGSEELKQRYLVPAIAGEQVAAIAVTEPGAGSDVAGIKTRAVRDGADWVINGSKMFITNTANADWLCLLAVTDPGAGYGGYTQIIVPTDTPGFSFRLLDKIGNRGSDTGLLFFDDVRVPVTNTIGHPNRGFQQQMAQFQDERMVPVVTSPVSARRLWELTLAHAQQRVAFGKPLAKMQVNRFKFVEMMIQITAAQEMAHRCIRKMVRGEDVTLDVSMAKVFCANTKQYVATTCVQLFGGSGYIWENPAARAFVDSRLGTIGGGADEVMKEVAAKLLQL, from the coding sequence ATGGCAGGCGAGGACATCTATGGCAGTCCGGAGCACCAGCAGTTCCGCGCGGTGGTGCGGAAGTTCGTCCAGGCGGAGCTCGCCCCCCGCGCGCGCGAGTTCGACGAGATGGGGCGGCCCGACAAGGCGATCTTCCGGCGGCTCGGCGAGCTGGGGCTGCTCGGGATCCGCTACGACCCGAAGTACGGGGGGCAGGGGCTCGACTACTCCTACCAGGCGGTGTTCCTCGAGGAGCTCGCCCTCTGCGACAACTCGGGCGTCGCCATGGGCATCAGCGTCCAGACGGACATGGCCACGCCGGCCCTCCACCACTTCGGCAGCGAGGAGCTGAAGCAGCGGTACCTGGTGCCGGCGATCGCGGGCGAGCAGGTGGCGGCCATCGCCGTCACCGAGCCCGGGGCCGGCTCCGACGTGGCCGGCATCAAGACGCGGGCCGTGCGGGACGGCGCGGACTGGGTGATCAACGGCTCGAAGATGTTCATCACCAACACCGCCAACGCCGACTGGCTCTGTCTCCTGGCCGTGACCGACCCCGGCGCGGGCTACGGGGGCTACACCCAGATCATCGTGCCCACCGACACGCCGGGCTTCTCCTTCCGGCTGCTCGACAAGATCGGCAACCGGGGATCAGACACCGGGCTCCTCTTCTTCGACGACGTGCGCGTCCCCGTGACGAACACCATCGGCCACCCGAACCGCGGCTTCCAGCAGCAGATGGCGCAGTTCCAGGACGAGCGCATGGTGCCGGTCGTGACCTCTCCGGTGTCCGCCCGCCGCCTCTGGGAGCTCACGCTGGCCCATGCCCAGCAGCGGGTGGCCTTCGGCAAGCCGCTCGCCAAGATGCAGGTGAACCGCTTCAAGTTCGTCGAGATGATGATCCAGATCACGGCGGCCCAGGAGATGGCCCACCGCTGCATCCGCAAGATGGTGCGCGGCGAGGACGTGACGCTCGACGTGTCCATGGCGAAGGTCTTCTGCGCCAACACGAAGCAGTACGTGGCCACGACCTGCGTGCAGCTCTTCGGCGGCTCCGGCTACATCTGGGAGAACCCGGCCGCGCGCGCCTTCGTGGACTCGCGCCTCGGCACCATCGGCGGCGGGGCCGACGAGGTGATGAAGGAGGTCGCGGCCAAGCTGCTCCAGCTCTGA
- a CDS encoding Lrp/AsnC family transcriptional regulator — MALKGLDDIDSRILTELQKNGRVPNIELADTVGLSPSQCLRRLRRIEGLGIVRGYTTLLSTEALGLGVTAFTRVSVEKHGRAPSQAFERGVQRIPEVLECYSLTGEADYLLRVVAPDLTGYSGVLTGKIMPLPGITSVNSALVLREIKHVTALPLQYARRG; from the coding sequence ATGGCGCTCAAGGGGCTGGATGACATCGACTCCCGGATCCTCACGGAGCTGCAGAAGAACGGCCGCGTCCCGAACATCGAGCTGGCCGACACGGTGGGGCTCTCGCCCTCGCAGTGCCTGCGGCGGCTGCGGCGCATCGAGGGGCTGGGGATCGTCCGGGGCTATACCACGCTCCTGTCCACGGAGGCCCTGGGGCTCGGCGTCACCGCCTTCACCCGGGTCTCGGTGGAGAAGCACGGGCGGGCGCCGAGCCAGGCCTTCGAGCGCGGCGTGCAGCGGATCCCGGAGGTGCTGGAGTGCTACTCGCTCACGGGCGAGGCCGACTACCTGCTGCGCGTGGTCGCGCCCGACCTCACCGGCTACTCCGGCGTCCTGACAGGCAAGATCATGCCGCTGCCAGGCATCACCAGCGTCAACAGCGCGCTGGTGCTGCGGGAGATCAAGCACGTCACGGCGCTGCCGCTGCAGTACGCGCGGCGCGGCTGA
- a CDS encoding radical SAM protein, which translates to MIRATLRGHYREDARYPAAMVNITNRCNLSCQHCFVFRDGNPNEEPASVREEMPDGAILETLAGLRDRHGIVSMLWMGGEPLLRPRLLAEGVRLFARSTVTTNGTAPLVDFGPDVLYVVSLDGPEELNDAIRGRGTYRRVLRNLAQLPAGFSTPVQVQCVVTGRNQQRLEELVLALQGTRVGWMTFSFYVPRAADAGEDAWATNEERAWAVREVMRLKARYGGFIRNATRSLELMLPPHCDRVTAACPSQANVLPLWMEGDHFVTPFCCYGNDVDCGRCGAWVVFSLAAKLGVGDGHPAPEDRARRLLRPATS; encoded by the coding sequence ATGATCAGGGCCACGCTCAGGGGGCATTACCGCGAGGACGCCCGCTACCCCGCCGCGATGGTGAACATCACCAACCGTTGCAACCTCTCCTGCCAGCACTGCTTCGTCTTCCGCGACGGCAACCCCAACGAGGAGCCCGCCTCGGTCCGGGAGGAGATGCCGGATGGGGCCATTCTCGAGACCCTGGCCGGGCTGCGCGACCGCCATGGGATCGTGTCCATGCTCTGGATGGGCGGCGAGCCGCTCCTGCGCCCCCGCCTCCTCGCCGAGGGGGTGCGCCTCTTCGCGCGCAGCACCGTCACCACCAACGGCACGGCGCCGCTGGTGGACTTCGGCCCCGACGTGCTCTACGTGGTGAGCCTCGACGGCCCCGAGGAGCTCAACGACGCGATCCGGGGCCGGGGCACCTACCGCCGTGTCCTCCGCAACCTCGCCCAGCTCCCGGCCGGCTTCTCGACGCCGGTCCAGGTCCAATGCGTCGTGACCGGGCGCAACCAGCAGCGCCTGGAGGAGCTCGTCCTGGCGCTTCAGGGTACACGCGTCGGCTGGATGACCTTCTCCTTCTACGTCCCGCGCGCGGCCGACGCCGGCGAGGACGCCTGGGCCACCAACGAGGAGCGCGCCTGGGCGGTGCGCGAGGTGATGCGTCTCAAGGCGCGATATGGCGGCTTCATCCGCAACGCGACCCGGAGCCTCGAGCTCATGCTGCCGCCCCATTGCGACCGGGTCACGGCCGCCTGTCCCTCTCAGGCCAACGTGCTCCCGCTCTGGATGGAGGGTGACCACTTCGTCACGCCCTTCTGCTGCTACGGCAACGACGTGGACTGTGGCCGCTGCGGCGCCTGGGTGGTCTTCAGTCTCGCGGCGAAGCTCGGCGTCGGTGACGGCCACCCCGCACCGGAGGATCGCGCGCGCCGGCTCCTGCGCCCGGCCACGTCGTAG
- a CDS encoding type II toxin-antitoxin system HicB family antitoxin: MAQDKSLNVYKIVLYRQDDGSWVAEVPAIAGCYALMPTREEALAELSHVFDMIAEEFLERGTPLPEDTTEIVNA, encoded by the coding sequence GTGGCTCAGGACAAGAGCTTGAATGTCTACAAGATCGTCCTGTATCGCCAGGACGACGGCTCCTGGGTCGCTGAGGTGCCGGCCATCGCCGGATGTTACGCGCTCATGCCGACCCGCGAAGAGGCCTTGGCGGAGCTCAGCCACGTCTTCGACATGATCGCGGAGGAGTTCCTCGAGCGAGGAACCCCGCTCCCCGAGGACACCACCGAAATCGTGAATGCCTAG
- a CDS encoding type II toxin-antitoxin system HicA family toxin, which yields MPSATALDFQRVARRLGFVQRRQTGSHERWNHPDGRAVTIPLHGGRDIGPPLFYKILRQLVISVEEFERLR from the coding sequence ATGCCTAGCGCCACAGCGCTGGATTTCCAGCGTGTGGCGCGCCGGCTTGGTTTCGTCCAGCGGCGTCAGACAGGCAGCCACGAGCGCTGGAATCATCCCGACGGGCGAGCCGTGACCATCCCGCTGCACGGCGGCCGTGACATCGGGCCCCCACTCTTCTACAAGATCCTGCGCCAACTCGTCATCTCGGTGGAAGAGTTCGAGCGCCTGCGCTGA
- a CDS encoding ABC transporter permease: MARAATLRAAACSPPTALAILLLAVVAIGSLGADLLAPADPLTQDVRERLRAPGGGHLLGTDRYGRDILSRVLHGLRLSLLIGGIVSAASLVSGTALGLVSGYLGRWVDLVLMRVVDLVLSFPGILLALAFVTVAGSGIGSLSLALAIVYAPPFARVVRGAVLAIREREYVEAARALGSPVRAILLHHVLPNALGPMLIQTTLTFVYVVRAEATLSFLGLGVPPPAVSLGQLVEEGLPFLRTAPWITLLPGGVLALTLFALNAVGDLLRDLFDPRFRPGLGRFGA, encoded by the coding sequence ATGGCTAGGGCGGCCACGCTCCGGGCGGCGGCGTGCTCGCCCCCCACCGCCCTCGCCATCCTCCTCCTGGCGGTGGTGGCGATCGGGAGCCTCGGGGCGGACCTTCTCGCTCCCGCCGATCCGCTCACGCAGGATGTGCGGGAGCGGCTCCGGGCCCCCGGCGGCGGGCACCTCCTCGGCACCGACCGCTACGGGCGGGACATCCTGAGCCGCGTCCTCCACGGCCTGCGCCTGTCGCTCCTCATCGGCGGTATCGTGTCGGCGGCGAGCCTCGTGAGCGGCACCGCTCTCGGGCTCGTCTCCGGCTACCTCGGGCGCTGGGTCGATTTGGTGCTCATGCGCGTGGTCGACCTCGTGCTCTCGTTCCCCGGGATCCTGCTCGCGCTGGCGTTCGTCACCGTCGCTGGCAGCGGCATCGGCAGCCTCTCCCTCGCGCTCGCCATCGTCTACGCGCCGCCCTTCGCCCGCGTCGTCCGCGGGGCGGTCCTCGCCATCCGGGAGCGCGAGTACGTGGAGGCGGCGCGGGCGCTCGGGAGCCCCGTCCGCGCCATCCTCCTCCACCATGTGCTGCCGAACGCGCTGGGACCCATGCTCATCCAGACGACGCTCACGTTCGTCTACGTGGTGCGCGCGGAGGCGACGCTCTCGTTCCTCGGCCTCGGCGTCCCCCCGCCCGCGGTGAGCCTCGGCCAGCTCGTGGAGGAGGGACTGCCCTTCCTCCGCACCGCGCCCTGGATCACGCTGCTCCCGGGCGGCGTGCTGGCCCTCACGCTCTTCGCGCTGAACGCCGTCGGCGACCTCCTGCGGGACCTCTTCGACCCGCGCTTCCGCCCCGGGCTCGGCCGCTTCGGCGCGTGA
- a CDS encoding ABC transporter permease, protein MGRFVGQRLATLIPLWLVCALAVFLLMRLAPGDPAQILAGSGASGEEVRRLRSDLGLDRPLAVQILGWYGRVLQGDLGVSYQSRAPVLATLLERLGPTLQLALTATFVATLLGIVVGTLAALRPRGWGDTALMALTTTGLALPSFLVAILFIFVFAVWIDWLPVRGYVEPTEDLARWARHMILPALTYGVIQGAVVARMARGGMLDVLGQDYVVTARSKGLSEWSVVAKHALKNAVLPVVTVVGLNVGVLLASAVVVETIFGIPGVGSELVRAIFQRDYPLVQGIVLLVVTLFLFLNLLVDIAYAALDPRIGHG, encoded by the coding sequence GTGGGGAGGTTCGTCGGCCAGCGGCTCGCGACGCTGATCCCGTTGTGGCTCGTTTGCGCGCTGGCCGTCTTCCTCCTCATGCGGCTGGCCCCGGGGGACCCCGCCCAGATCCTCGCCGGCTCCGGCGCCAGTGGCGAGGAGGTCCGGCGGCTCCGGAGCGACCTCGGCCTCGACCGCCCGCTCGCCGTCCAGATCCTCGGCTGGTACGGGCGCGTCTTGCAGGGAGACCTCGGCGTTTCCTACCAGAGCCGGGCCCCGGTCCTGGCCACGCTCCTCGAGCGCCTCGGCCCCACCCTCCAGCTCGCGCTGACGGCCACCTTCGTCGCCACGCTCCTCGGTATCGTCGTCGGCACCCTGGCCGCGCTCCGCCCGCGCGGCTGGGGGGACACCGCCCTGATGGCCCTCACGACGACGGGCCTCGCCTTGCCGAGCTTTCTCGTCGCCATCCTCTTCATCTTCGTCTTCGCCGTCTGGATCGACTGGCTCCCCGTCCGCGGCTACGTCGAGCCCACCGAGGACCTCGCGCGCTGGGCGCGGCACATGATCCTCCCCGCGCTCACCTACGGCGTGATCCAGGGCGCGGTGGTGGCGCGGATGGCGCGGGGCGGGATGCTGGACGTCCTCGGCCAGGACTACGTGGTGACGGCCCGCAGCAAGGGGCTCTCGGAGTGGAGCGTCGTGGCCAAGCACGCCTTGAAGAACGCGGTGCTCCCGGTGGTGACGGTGGTGGGCCTCAACGTCGGCGTTCTGCTCGCCAGCGCGGTGGTCGTGGAGACGATCTTCGGCATCCCCGGCGTGGGGTCGGAGCTGGTGCGCGCGATCTTCCAGCGCGACTACCCGCTCGTGCAGGGGATCGTGCTGCTGGTGGTGACGCTCTTCCTGTTCCTCAACCTGCTCGTCGACATCGCGTACGCGGCGCTCGACCCGCGCATCGGGCATGGCTAG